GATATCGCCGGCCATGAAGGGTATCACCCCTAACTCGAGCACCTGTCCGAGGGTCGCTTCTTTGCCGGCAAGAAAGTTAAGGTTCAGGTAAAGGACGAAGGCTCCCGCGGCATATATCACCGCCGTCCCGAGAAGGCATGCTGACAGGTAAAGGGTGAAGGAGGGCCTATTTGACTTTTCCGATATGGAACCTATGATCCAGGCGCCGGCGATGAAACCCAGCAGGTAGCCGAAGGTGGGGTGGAGTATGTACTGAGGACCCCCTCCTC
Above is a window of Thermovirga sp. DNA encoding:
- a CDS encoding biotin transporter BioY, producing GGGPQYILHPTFGYLLGFIAGAWIIGSISEKSNRPSFTLYLSACLLGTAVIYAAGAFVLYLNLNFLAGKEATLGQVLELGVIPFMAGDILKMLGTAALASRVGARLRQVTKGPGGT